A section of the Deltaproteobacteria bacterium genome encodes:
- a CDS encoding CvpA family protein produces the protein MVCKMAGSLISPAPSSHFPSTISPFTSFTSLISYMLTSSFRPVGSCPAQESGQGSPCLRTASWPVKNALGPRYSPTSPFMIARPHLHHGEAFMNTLDIIFCVILGFLGLRGIFRGLIREVASILGLLLGFILANTYHGQLVPLLEGPLGGPGLANLAAYLGIFLGTVAVIFVLATLIRKILKLIMLGWLDSIGGGALGLFKGALLCSIIVMALTAFLPSKAEILASSRIVPHVNTFNTMLSTALPKDMRDQFLTRSQELKQEWEARLLNQLSKIKDTTGGKQ, from the coding sequence ATGGTCTGCAAAATGGCCGGGTCCTTGATCAGCCCAGCGCCTTCATCCCATTTTCCAAGCACCATCTCGCCATTCACCAGCTTCACCAGTCTGATATCGTACATGCTCACCTCGTCGTTTCGGCCTGTTGGATCATGCCCCGCCCAGGAGTCCGGACAGGGGAGTCCGTGTCTACGAACTGCGTCATGGCCTGTCAAGAATGCGCTCGGACCGCGCTATTCCCCAACGTCACCCTTTATGATAGCCCGGCCCCATCTTCACCACGGCGAGGCATTCATGAATACTCTGGACATTATTTTTTGTGTCATTCTCGGCTTTTTGGGACTGCGTGGCATCTTTCGCGGCCTGATCCGCGAAGTTGCCTCCATCCTCGGGCTGCTCCTTGGCTTCATCCTGGCCAACACCTACCACGGCCAACTCGTTCCCCTGCTCGAAGGCCCCCTGGGCGGCCCCGGCCTGGCCAATCTGGCCGCCTACCTGGGCATTTTCCTGGGCACGGTGGCCGTGATCTTCGTCCTGGCCACGCTCATCCGCAAAATTCTGAAACTGATCATGCTCGGCTGGTTGGACAGCATTGGTGGCGGCGCCTTGGGCCTGTTCAAGGGCGCCTTGTTGTGCAGCATCATCGTCATGGCCCTGACCGCCTTTCTGCCGTCCAAGGCGGAAATCCTGGCCAGCTCGCGCATCGTGCCCCATGTCAACACGTTCAATACAATGCTGTCCACCGCCCTGCCCAAGGACATGCGCGACCAATTCCTGACGCGCAGCCAGGAGCTGAAACAGGAATGGGAAGCACGACTCTTGAATCAACTCTCGAAAATCAAGGACA